ATAGTTAAGATCCTGCTGCTCGGCACAATCCACAAGGAAAATCAACAAACAAAAGGAAAATTGCACAAAATTAAACGAGGGATACGGGGTAGCAAAGTTGAAACTTGAAGCAGCTAATGTGGGAGGAATAAGGAGCATAAAAGGGACAGCCATAAGTACTATGTCGATAACAGTTAACTAAAGTTAGTGTATCTTTTCTGCTCGATGCAATACAACAACCCAGATTGATATGagttagataaaaaaaaagttgaatgtgtttattaaaatttaataaacattCGATGCcaattatgttattattatagaGTTTATCATGTTTCTTTCCTTAGTTTTACTTTGGATGTCGCAAAATCTATTTCAAAGATGTAGAATTTATTTTGACATGTATGGAGGTATTTtaagtaaaattgattttttttatttataaatttaattcgtaGATTTTAACTTCAAacgtaatatttttattattcaattgaCTTTTACATAGAGATGTCTAAACATAAATGattgttttttaattctaactcaattttaactaaaattaattttgtataattaatttatttaaaattaatttgaatccTTTGGTTTAACTTTTAGACCATGGACCTCCAAAGTTAAAACACCAACTAGCCCACTTTCTTGTCAAGCTTCATTAACTCATACAATATTTCATTTAGATATGTTTAACAACCCCAATACAGGTAGTATCGTACCTCCTTTGAGTATAAGTCCAAAACAAACACACAAAAATTCAcgtgacaaaaataaaaataaaagggagAAAAGACATGAGACAAAGTAGCAATTGACCTTATTaaagagaataatttatttgaagagGAGTATTGAAAATTAAGAAATCTCACATAGGTGTGAGCAAGAGATAATGTTAAATGAGTAAACAatatctttcatctcaaaaaaTGATAGACGTTGTCATTTATTACAATAGTACtgaaattaagaagaaaaatagcaatttttatttcttcaactAATTATCTATTGCTCAACATAGCCCattacattaaatataaattattattcgtGTGTTGTGATgacatgttatatttttaaatacgtGAGACTTacatatatcatttattttatgacttaaataacaataaaataaaactaaatctTCTCAATTTCATACAAATCGAAGAAATTCAGACCCAATTTTCCAACTCAATTGCTTCATGTTTTTCGAAACAcaattgtttgaaaattttgaaatgtaaatCGTATTTTgcgtaaaaaaaaattggtaggGGTGCGAGAGCATTGAgtgtaaaatgaaaaataaatggtAAAAGACTGAAAAGGGTAAAATTGAAGTCCAGTCCAAGAGGAATAAAAAATACGATGGGTCCCACCAATACCACAAACTTGTTTTGTTTTGGCAACAACACAAGCCACAAGGCGACAAAGCCGAAGAAGCCATGCCTCGAGCGCgcttcaattcaattcaattttgaaaaacaaaagacactctctctctctctgtggAGTCGACCGTTGACGAGAAGAAACAGCTTCACCAAGCAAAACTCCCAAAATCGAATACCACATTTGAATGTCATACACTATGAGACGCCATGGCTTTCAACGTCCTCTCCACTCTTTACAGGTAACTAACTCAACTCATCCTTTCTATTCTTTCATTTCAAATTATGCACATTTTATATGATGCTTATTTTTAACCTGTCATTACAAAATGTTACAGTTTGTTGGCATGGCAATTTATACTTTTCTGGTGGTCTGTTTCTACACTTTCCTCGGACTTTTCCTCGGAAATCGAACCGCCGAGATGACACTTACCTTCATCttttccttcatggtgattattttttatttttttaagtattcaTTTTCATCTCaaattttgttattgttttcTTAAACAGATATATATTGTACTAATAACTTTGTTGTTTTGCATAGGCAATTTCGGTTATGTTTCTGTTTCTGAGGTGTACGGCGATTGATCCTACAGACAGAACAAGTTtcaggaagaagatgaagaaaaaacCTAAAAGGAATGGAATTCCGAAGCTGAACTATGGATTCATTATTGGTCAGATTGTGGTGAGGTTTTTCAGGAGGGTGGAAAAGAAGATGCTTAGGACATTCATTAAGAGGAAGTACTTGGATCCATTCAAGACTAGTGCACAAGTGGAACCTCTTCTCCCATTTCCACTTGTTGTgaaagatgatgatgatgctaTTGCCCCTGATCTTAAAGAGGATGACATCTCATTTTGTACACTTTGTGATTTTGAGGTTCCCATTTTGCTTCCCTTGATTTTTATCTTATAATAAAGGTCTTTTTtagattgacttatttgaacttGTCTACTGTCATTAGCACATGTGAGAAAGTTAGATAGAGCTTATGGAAACAGCTTATTACATGTAAATCATTTTCAGTTTATCAAAACAACTTATAACTTACTATATAAAAACAGTTTgacattattttatctttttgtcgtaaaaataacttatatagaAACTTATAGCTTAATTAAGCAGATTATCCAAATAGACTCTAATTGTGTGGTTTAGATCTAACTTATAAGTTATAAAACTGTGTTCTTATGTAAATCAGGTGAAAAAGCACAGTAAGCACTGCAGAACATGTAATCGTTGCGTCGAAGggtttgatcatcattgcaggGTCAGTATTTTGTTAGGCTTCTGGCATTTATAAATTCCTTGTAATCTTTTATTGTTGATATATTATTCCTACTTTTATTGTTgatatactattattattttcttctcaTGTTTTCAGTGGTTAAATAACTGTATTGGGAAAAGGAACTACACTTCGTTCTTTCTTCTAATGATTTTTGTCCTGTTAATGGTTAGTACTCAATAGtatagataaatataatataatattctcTTCAATTTTTGTACACAGAAAAGTGTTTCACTTAGATTTTGTTGAATCATTTCCAACACTGTCTGTTATGTACGCAGCTTCTCATTGAAGGAGGGGCTGCAATTGCTATATTTATCAGGTGCTTTGTGGATAAGAGAGGATTAGAAAAGGAGCTTCAGAGGAAGCTTTTTTTAGAGTTTCCAAGAGGACTTCTTGCCACCATATGTGTAATAGTTATCTGAACTGTTTTTGGGAAATTTTGTATTTTGCCCTTGACTTGAATCTTCAATCTAACATCAATTCTGATTTGCTTTGAACTTCTTTGAATGCTACAGATGTTACTTCTCTTATTGACAGCTTATAGTTCAGCTGCACTAGGGCAGCTTTTCTTCTTTCACGTGCTGCTAATACGTAAGGTAGTTTTCTTTCTTACTGTTTTAAATGTCAACTATGATATAGTACtatgttttaatattaattcaagTAGATGCTTAATGATTAGTTTGTCAAAGTGTTCAGAAGACAGACACATACTTTGATAATTAGTTCAGCCTTCCATTTTACGTGATGTTCTTTTATTGCTGTTGAATGTCATTTGATTTGTTTAAAGGGGATGAGGACCTATGACTATATTCTGGCGATGAGAGAAGAGAATCAAGCCATGGAATTGGAATCATTTGATGATTCTGACCTCTCATCAGATGATAGCATTGATTTTGACTCACCTGAAAAGCCAACACTAATGTCAAGGTTTCTATGCAAAGGACAGAGGGAAAACCAggtaaaaattaaatagactGCATCATTTTATGCTTTAGTGTTGACCCAAGCCTTATATGGGAacttttttgtgtgttttaaGAGCTCACCTAGGTTGTCTATCAAGATTGAAGGAGATACTGAACCTTCTCCTTTGATCAACACAAAAAGGTTTCATGTAAGCATTAACCCTTGGAAACTCATAAAGTTGACCAGAGAAAAAGCTCTACTGGCAGCTGAGAAAGCGAGGGAAAGGCTCATGCGAGAAAGACCGACAAGGGAGCATAGTTCGTTAAGACCTCTTCCATTGGAGACAAAACGCGGACCATTGATGGATGCGATTAAAGATATTGGGAATGAGGGAATTGGGTCAACACCTTTTATAGCAAAAGAGAAACTTCCTGTATCACCAATAAGGCTTTCAAGTCCAAGAAGAAGATTTTCTGCAGGCTCGCCAACGGTATTCTCTAGCAGCGTGATTGCATCTCCACAGCACAAGTATAGAAGCAGTTTTGACTTGAAGCTAGCAGGTGTGTCTAGGGAGCTTGAAACACACATTTCCAGGCAAGTTCTATGTTCAGTTATCAGCAAAGATGGAAGTGAACCTTCCCCAAGATAGGCtttgtattttataaattgagaatgATTCTCAATCTTAGAGAAAGATTTGTTAATATGTCCATTTTTTATGTAACAATGATTCCTTCTAATTTATACATGGGGTTATCAAACTTTATGTAACATGAATTTCTGTTTACTCTATATACATGGGATAGTTAAGCCAATGGACCTGTAACAATAACTCATTTATCAGTTAATTCTCATACATAGGTAATGCAATCATCTATCTGTGAATTTTTGTAATCTTGTTTTCCAAATGTTGTTAGaataatattgattattattattttgttcttaTTATAAAGACAAAATTGTTTTAAACCATCTTTTGATGTCCTCATTTCACTTCTATTGAAAACAAACCAATGACAATCATGCCGGCAAgcttttaatataaaaaaaaaacacaaactcACATTTAAAAGTCTTTTCATATGAGTGAAATCCTCTTTTTCCCTTTGCCCCAAGAACCTAAGCAGAGGCAGAGCATGAGAGCCACCTCCAGTGACCAATTCAacataatataacaaaataatcgGAGGAGAATTGGGAGTTTTTGATTAAGCATGATAGAGTCAAATAATATTCAGCTGTGACCGCAGCAAACTTCACCATTCCTCTTCATT
The genomic region above belongs to Cicer arietinum cultivar CDC Frontier isolate Library 1 chromosome 4, Cicar.CDCFrontier_v2.0, whole genome shotgun sequence and contains:
- the LOC101515421 gene encoding protein S-acyltransferase 18, which produces MSYTMRRHGFQRPLHSLQFVGMAIYTFLVVCFYTFLGLFLGNRTAEMTLTFIFSFMAISVMFLFLRCTAIDPTDRTSFRKKMKKKPKRNGIPKLNYGFIIGQIVVRFFRRVEKKMLRTFIKRKYLDPFKTSAQVEPLLPFPLVVKDDDDAIAPDLKEDDISFCTLCDFEVKKHSKHCRTCNRCVEGFDHHCRWLNNCIGKRNYTSFFLLMIFVLLMLLIEGGAAIAIFIRCFVDKRGLEKELQRKLFLEFPRGLLATICMLLLLLTAYSSAALGQLFFFHVLLIRKGMRTYDYILAMREENQAMELESFDDSDLSSDDSIDFDSPEKPTLMSRFLCKGQRENQSSPRLSIKIEGDTEPSPLINTKRFHVSINPWKLIKLTREKALLAAEKARERLMRERPTREHSSLRPLPLETKRGPLMDAIKDIGNEGIGSTPFIAKEKLPVSPIRLSSPRRRFSAGSPTVFSSSVIASPQHKYRSSFDLKLAGVSRELETHISRQVLCSVISKDGSEPSPR